The following are from one region of the Streptomyces fradiae genome:
- a CDS encoding response regulator transcription factor → MASVLVVEDDQFVRSALIRHLTEASHTVRSVGTALEALREVAHFRFDVVILDLGLPDLDGAEALKMLRGITDVPVIIATARDDEAEIVRLLNDGADDYLTKPFSVEHLSARMAAVLRRARSSAGEAPPSRELRVGGLAIDPLRRQAALDGAALDLTRREFDLLAFLAGRPGVVVSRKELLAEVWQQAYGDDQTIDVHLSWLRRKLGETAARPRYLHTLRGVGVKLEPPAGAAEARP, encoded by the coding sequence ATGGCAAGTGTGCTCGTGGTCGAGGACGACCAGTTCGTCCGTTCCGCCCTCATCCGGCATCTCACCGAGGCCTCCCACACCGTGCGGAGCGTCGGGACGGCCCTGGAGGCGTTGCGCGAGGTCGCCCATTTCCGCTTCGACGTGGTCATCCTCGACCTCGGGCTGCCCGATCTCGACGGGGCCGAGGCGCTGAAGATGCTGCGCGGGATCACGGACGTGCCGGTGATCATCGCGACCGCCCGCGACGACGAGGCCGAGATCGTACGGCTGCTCAACGACGGGGCCGATGACTATCTGACCAAGCCGTTCTCCGTGGAGCACCTGTCCGCGCGGATGGCCGCGGTCCTGCGCCGGGCCCGTTCCTCGGCCGGCGAGGCGCCGCCGTCCCGGGAGCTGCGGGTCGGCGGGCTCGCCATCGACCCGCTGCGGCGGCAGGCGGCCCTCGACGGGGCGGCGCTCGACCTGACCCGCCGCGAGTTCGACCTGCTCGCCTTCCTCGCCGGGCGGCCCGGGGTGGTCGTCTCGCGCAAGGAACTGCTCGCCGAGGTGTGGCAGCAGGCGTACGGGGACGACCAGACCATCGACGTCCATCTGTCCTGGCTGCGGCGGAAACTGGGCGAGACGGCGGCCCGGCCCCGCTATCTGCACACCCTGCGCGGGGTGGGCGTGAAGCTGGAGCCGCCGGCCGGGGCCGCCGAGGCCCGGCCGTGA
- a CDS encoding ATP-binding protein produces the protein MRWALVKVSLAVTVMVVVAFAVPLGLVVKEMARDRAFSNAERRASGLAPVLAITTDREQLERAVATTDDGAEGRLAVHLPGKGRAIGSRRASGEDLGTTRRLGRATIAEVPGGFVLLQPTAVSSGQVAVVELFVPEGEVSNGVATAWLVLAAVGAALIVGSVAVADRLGLRMVQPAQRLARAAHELGEGRLGARVREEGPPELKSAAVAFNSMADQVVQLLANERELAADLSHRLRTPLTVLRLNAASLGSGPAAEQTRAAVEQLEREVDTIIRTAREAKPQTQPTGPVAGCDAAEVVRERMDFWSALAEDEGRKVRVAGVDRPVRIPVARPELVAALDALLGNVFRHTPEGTAFSVDLHNGDDAVIVLVSDAGPGIPDPAAALARGAGSGRDGSTGLGLDIARRMAEATGGDVRIGRSVLGGTEIRIWIALDARRAPAPTRRRGRRAGAGTGRRGRSQQG, from the coding sequence GTGAGGTGGGCGCTGGTCAAGGTGTCGCTCGCCGTCACCGTGATGGTCGTGGTCGCCTTCGCCGTACCGCTCGGGCTCGTCGTCAAGGAGATGGCCCGCGACCGGGCCTTCTCCAACGCCGAGCGGCGGGCCTCCGGCCTGGCGCCGGTGCTCGCCATCACCACCGACCGCGAGCAGCTGGAACGGGCCGTCGCCACCACCGACGACGGCGCGGAGGGGCGGCTCGCCGTCCATCTGCCCGGCAAGGGGCGGGCGATCGGGTCCCGGCGGGCCAGCGGCGAGGACCTGGGCACCACGCGGCGGCTCGGGCGGGCGACGATCGCGGAGGTGCCGGGCGGATTCGTGCTGCTCCAGCCCACCGCGGTCAGCTCGGGGCAGGTCGCCGTCGTCGAACTCTTCGTGCCCGAGGGCGAGGTCAGCAACGGCGTCGCGACGGCGTGGCTGGTGCTCGCGGCGGTCGGCGCGGCCCTGATCGTCGGATCGGTCGCGGTCGCCGACCGGCTCGGCCTGCGCATGGTGCAGCCCGCGCAGCGGCTCGCCCGCGCCGCGCACGAACTCGGCGAGGGGCGGCTGGGCGCGCGGGTACGGGAGGAGGGGCCGCCGGAGCTCAAGTCCGCGGCCGTCGCCTTCAACTCGATGGCCGACCAGGTCGTCCAGCTCCTCGCCAACGAGCGCGAACTCGCCGCCGACCTCTCCCACCGGCTGCGCACCCCGCTCACCGTGCTCCGCCTCAACGCGGCCTCGCTGGGCTCCGGTCCGGCCGCCGAGCAGACCCGGGCCGCGGTCGAGCAGCTGGAGCGCGAGGTCGACACGATCATCCGTACGGCCCGGGAGGCCAAGCCGCAGACCCAGCCGACCGGCCCGGTCGCCGGCTGCGACGCGGCCGAAGTGGTGCGCGAGCGGATGGACTTCTGGTCGGCGCTCGCGGAGGACGAGGGCCGGAAGGTACGGGTCGCGGGCGTCGACCGTCCGGTCCGCATCCCGGTCGCGCGCCCCGAACTCGTCGCCGCGCTCGACGCCCTCCTCGGCAACGTCTTCCGGCACACCCCGGAGGGCACCGCCTTCTCCGTGGACCTCCACAACGGCGACGACGCCGTCATCGTCCTGGTCTCCGACGCCGGCCCCGGCATCCCCGACCCCGCCGCCGCGCTCGCCCGCGGCGCGGGCAGCGGCCGAGACGGCTCCACCGGCCTCGGCCTCGACATCGCCCGCCGCATGGCCGAGGCCACCGGCGGCGACGTCCGCATCGGCCGCTCCGTCCTCGGCGGCACCGAGATCCGCATCTGGATCGCCCTCGACGCCCGCCGCGCCCCCGCCCCGACCCGGCGCCGGGGCCGCCGAGCGGGCGCGGGCACGGGCCGCCGCGGCCGGAGCCAGCAGGGCTGA